One Clostridium cylindrosporum DSM 605 genomic region harbors:
- a CDS encoding DEAD/DEAH box helicase translates to MIEKFNQFNLDENLLKAINNLGFKVPSKVQIEAIPFLLKKQDIIVKSQTGSGKTASFGIPICEHINIENSAVQAIILVPTRELALQVKEEIGNIGRLKKVRCAAVFGKQPFNDQVRELKQRVHVVVGTPGRLQDHINRGNLILDNVRFLVIDEADKMLNMGFIDQVKEILNCIKNDKTTALFSATIPEEINDLCKDYMKNAEILKIDSNILSEGNISEKFINVENEEKNLILVDLLYSQSPEAAIVFCNTKEMVKKVFESLKRKHILTAQIHGDMDQEDRIKTMERFKNKEFKVLVATDVAARGIHIDHITHVFNYEVPQERESYVHRIGRTGRKGQKGDAISLVSKRDKKFLEQIEDYVGHTIECIESPSNEDVMKGKQIFEESQKKFANKTGVEKKKVHSDVVKIHINGGKKKKIRALDILGCFSNLDDLTGDDIGIIDIQDGFSYVDILNGKGIKILKKYKEVSIKGKKVAIQAAKK, encoded by the coding sequence ATGATAGAAAAATTTAATCAATTTAATTTAGATGAAAACCTTTTAAAAGCAATTAATAACTTAGGTTTCAAAGTGCCTTCTAAGGTACAGATTGAAGCAATACCATTTCTTTTGAAGAAACAAGATATAATCGTGAAATCACAAACAGGAAGTGGAAAAACTGCAAGTTTTGGAATACCAATTTGTGAACATATTAATATTGAAAACTCAGCAGTACAGGCTATTATTTTAGTTCCGACTAGGGAATTAGCTCTTCAAGTTAAAGAAGAAATAGGAAATATAGGAAGACTTAAAAAGGTAAGATGTGCAGCAGTTTTTGGTAAACAACCATTTAATGATCAAGTAAGAGAATTAAAACAAAGAGTTCATGTTGTAGTTGGAACTCCAGGGCGATTACAAGATCATATTAATAGAGGGAATTTAATTTTAGATAATGTTAGATTTCTTGTAATAGATGAAGCGGATAAAATGTTAAATATGGGATTTATAGATCAAGTAAAGGAAATTCTTAATTGTATAAAGAATGATAAGACTACAGCACTTTTCTCTGCAACGATTCCTGAAGAAATAAATGATTTATGTAAAGATTATATGAAAAATGCTGAAATCTTGAAAATTGATTCAAACATTTTATCAGAGGGTAATATAAGTGAGAAATTCATAAATGTTGAAAATGAAGAAAAAAATTTAATATTAGTCGATCTTCTATATTCACAATCTCCTGAAGCAGCAATTGTATTTTGTAATACTAAAGAAATGGTTAAAAAAGTGTTTGAATCTTTAAAAAGAAAGCATATTTTAACAGCTCAGATACATGGAGATATGGATCAAGAAGATAGAATAAAGACGATGGAGAGATTTAAGAATAAGGAGTTTAAAGTTTTAGTTGCAACAGATGTTGCAGCAAGGGGAATACACATAGATCATATAACTCATGTATTTAACTATGAAGTTCCACAGGAAAGAGAAAGCTATGTACATAGAATCGGAAGAACAGGGAGAAAGGGTCAAAAGGGTGACGCAATATCCTTGGTATCAAAAAGAGATAAAAAGTTCTTAGAACAAATTGAAGACTATGTAGGTCACACAATAGAATGTATAGAAAGCCCATCTAATGAAGATGTAATGAAAGGCAAACAGATATTTGAAGAAAGTCAAAAAAAGTTTGCAAATAAAACAGGTGTAGAAAAGAAAAAAGTCCATAGTGATGTTGTTAAAATACACATAAATGGTGGTAAGAAAAAGAAGATAAGAGCGCTAGATATACTAGGTTGTTTTAGTAACTTAGATGATTTAACTGGTGATGATATAGGTATAATTGATATTCAAGATGGATTCTCATATGTAGATATTTTAAATGGAAAAGGAATTAAAATTCTTAAAAAGTATAAAGAGGTATCTATTAAAGGTAAAAAAGTTGCAATACAAGCTGCAAAGAAATAG
- a CDS encoding ferritin-like domain-containing protein, with product MKNSFMVNLPYPKINISEKNPYYAKIILQNYAGMVSEFSAVSQYTYQKIKLFKSYPEISEVLLKISIVEMHHLEVLGKMIIELGDDPGFWIKKKDKYNYWSPKFVDYTNEPKAIIKSDITDELKAIKQYENSIKVIHDENINAILKRIILDEELHIKILTGIYDKYFSKC from the coding sequence ATGAAAAATAGCTTCATGGTTAACCTACCCTATCCAAAGATTAATATATCTGAAAAAAATCCTTACTATGCAAAAATAATTTTACAAAACTACGCAGGAATGGTTTCCGAATTTTCAGCAGTATCACAGTATACTTATCAAAAAATAAAACTTTTTAAGTCTTATCCTGAAATATCAGAGGTTTTACTTAAAATTTCTATAGTTGAAATGCACCATCTTGAAGTACTTGGTAAAATGATAATCGAACTTGGAGATGACCCAGGATTTTGGATAAAGAAAAAAGATAAATATAACTACTGGAGCCCAAAATTTGTTGATTATACCAATGAACCAAAAGCTATTATAAAGTCTGATATTACAGATGAATTAAAAGCTATAAAGCAATATGAAAATAGTATAAAAGTAATTCATGATGAAAATATAAATGCTATACTTAAGAGGATTATTTTAGATGAAGAACTTCATATAAAGATATTAACAGGAATCTATGATAAATACTTTAGCAAATGTTAA